CATCGGTGTGATGCGGTCGACCATCGCATTCGGAAAGCTCACATTGGCCTTGATCCAATCGTGCAGCTCGGCGTTGTGCAACGCGGCAAACGCCAACAGGGCTTTACGCGTCACGTCGCCGTTGTGCGGCAGGTTATCGCAGGACATCACGGTAAATGCCGGGGTGCCGGCGGCGCGGCGTTGGGTCAGGGCGGCGCAGATAAAGCCAAACACGGTCTTGGGTGCGCTCGGGTGTGCCAGATCATGCTGGATCTGCGGCAGGTGAGCCATGAACTCACCGTTGCTGTCGTCGATGCAGTAGCCGCCTTCGGTGATGGTCAGCGAGACGATACGGATCGCCGGGTCGGCCAGTTTGTCGATCAGCGCCTGGGCGCCGTCTTCGGCCAGCAGCATGTCACTGATCGAGCCGATCACACGCACTTCGGTGTCGTCGGTATCGCCCAGCTCATACAGGGTGAACAGGTAGTCCTGGCCGGCCAGGTCGTCGCGGGCCTTGCGGTCTTCGGCACGCAGGCCGACACCGCAAATGCTCCAGTCCAGGCCAACGCCGGTGTTCATCAGCGCGTCGGTGTAATAGGCCTGATGCGCGCGATGGAAACCGCCGACGCCGATATGGGCGATGCCTTGCGTGGTGCTGGCAATCGCGTAGGCGGGCAGTTTCACGTGCGGCGCCAACTGGGTGAGGTTTTGTTTATTCAGTTTCATCAGCAAAGTCTCGCGAAATCAGGCGGCAGCGCGCAGTGGGCGGGCCACGGCAACACCGTCGGTGTCGAACAGATGGCAGTGCGCCGGGTCCAGGTGCAGGTGCAGCGTCTCGCCGTACTGGCTGGCCATGTCGCCACGGATCCGCATGGTCAGCGGCTCGCCGTTGGCGGTGTTGACGTGGCAGAAGGTGTCGCTGCCCAGGCGCTCGCCGACGTCGGCGGTGACGGTGAGAGTGGTTTGGCCGGGCGCGGCGATTTCCAGGTGCTCCGGACGAATGCCCAGGGTCACGGCACTGCCGACGCTCAAGGTGGCGCCGCTCAGTGGCAGGCTGATCAGCGTGCCTGCATCCAACTGCACTTCGCAGCTTTGACTTTCAACACGGGTGACGTTGCCCTTGAGGAAACCCATCTTCGGCGTGCCGAGGAAACCCGCCACGAACAGGTTGGCCGGCTGGTGGTACAGCTCCAACGGCGAGCCGACTTGCTCGATACGGCCACTGTTCAACACCACGACCTTGTCGGCCAGGGTCATCGCCTCCACCTGGTCGTGGGTCACGTAGATCATGGTCGCTTGCAGCTCTTTATGCAGGCGTGCCAGTTCCAGGCGCATCTGCACGCGCAACGCGGCGTCGAGGTTGGACAGCGGTTCGTCGAACAGGAAGATCTTCGGGTTGCGCACAATCGCACGGCCGATGGCCACACGCTGGCGCTGGCCGCCAGACAGCTGCTTGGGCTTGCGCTCCAGCAATGGGCCCAGCTCCAGGATGCGCGCCGCTTCGCTGACCTTGCTCTCCACCAGCTTCTTGTCGACACCGGCCAGGTCCAGGGCGAACGACATGTTCTTGCGTACGCTCATGTGTGGGTACAGCGCGTAGGTCTGGAACACCATCGCCAGGTCACGCTTGGCCGGGGTCACTTCGGTGATGTCGCGACCGTCCAGTTCGATAGTGCCTTCGCTGACTTCTTCCAGGCCGGCGATCAGGCGCAGCAACGTGGATTTACCGCAGCCCGACGGGCCGACAAACACCACGAATTCCTTATCGTTCACTTCCAGGTCGATGCCCTTGATGATGGAAAAGCCTTCGAAACCTTTTTGCAGATTCTTGATTTTCAGGTTGGCCATGATGGGCCTCCGCTAGGAATTATTATTTGACGGCGCCAAAGGACAAACCGCGCACCAACTGTTTCTGGCTGATCCAGCCAAAGATCAGGATCGGCGCGCAGGCCAGGGTCGACACGGCGGACAATTTGGCCCAGAACAAGCCTTCGGGGCTGGAGTAGGAGGCGATCAATGCGGTCAACGGCGCAGCGGCGGACGAGGTCAGGTTCAGCGACCAGAACGCCTCGTTCCAGCACAGGATCAGCGACAGCAACACGGTGGAGGCCAGGCCGCCCTTGGCAATCGGCAGCAGCACGCGGACCATTTCCTGCCAGAGGGTGGCGCCATCCAGGCGCGCGGCTTCGAGGATGTCCTTGGGGATGTCCTTGAAGTAGGTGTAAACCATCCACACCACGATCGGCAGGTTGATCAGGGTGTAGATGATGATCAGCGCAATGCGCGTGTCCAGCAGGCCAAAGCTCTTGGCCAACAGGTAGATCGGCATCAGCACGCCCACTGGCGGCAGCATCTTGGTGGACAGCATCCACAGCAGCGTGCCTTTGGTGCGTTGGGTTTCGTAGAAGGCCATGGAGTAGGCGGCCGGCACCGAAATCAGTAGGCACAGTGCCGTTGCGCTGAAGGAAATCAGCACCGAGTTCCACGCATAGCTGAAGTAATTGCTGCGCTCGTTGATGTGTAGGTAGTTCTCCAGCGTCGGCGTGAAGATGAACTGTGGCGGCGTGGCGAACGCATCGATTTCGGTCTTGAAGCTGGTCAGCACCATCCAGAAGATCGGGAAGAAGATCAGGATCGCGATGGCCCAGGCCAACGTGCCGAGCAACAGGCTTTGCAGGCGGCGGGATTGTTGAAGCGTCATGGCGCGGCCCTCAAGGCTTGTCAGTCAGGTTTTTGCCGATCATCCGCACCAGGATGATCGCCGCGATATTGGCGATGACCACGGCAATCAAGCCGCCGGCCGAGGCCATGCCCACATCGAACTGCACCAGCGCCTGGTTGTAGATCAGGTAGGCGAGGTTGGTCGAGGCGTAGCCGGGGCCACCGTTGGTGGTGGTGAAGATCTCGGCGAATACCGAGAGCAAAAAGATCGTCTCGATCATCACCACCACGGCAATCGGGCGGGCCAGGTGCGGCAGGGTCAGGTGCCAGAAGATCGCAATGGCACCGGCACCGTCCAGGCGCGCGGCTTCCTTTTGTTCCTGGTCGAGGGACTGCATGGCGGTCATCAGCAGCAGGATCGCGAAGGGCAGCCACTGCCACGACACGATGATGATGATCGACAGCAACGGGTAGTGCGCCAGCCAGTCCACGGGTTCTGCGCCGAAGAACTTCCACACGGCGGCCAGGATTCCGGACACCGGGTGGAAAATCAGGTTCTTCCAGATCAGCGCACCGACGGTGGGCATGATGAAGAACGGCGAAATCAGCAGCACCCGCACCAGGCCGCGGCCGAAGAACTCACTGGCTTCCAGCAGGGCGCTGATCAGCACACCGAACACCACGCTGATCAGCAGCACACTGCCCACCAGCAACAAGGTATTGGTGGCGCCGGGAAGGAAGCCAGAATCGGTGATGAAATAGGTGAAGTTTTCCAGCCCGACGAATTGGTTTTCGCCGGGGTAGAGCAAGTTGTAGCGGATCAGCGAAAAGTACAGGGTCATGCCCAGCGGCACGATCATCCACAGCAGCAGCAAGGCTACCGAGGGGCTGACAAGGAACCAGCCGGGGTTGGCCAGGCGGTTTTTGGCGGGTGTATTCATGGTATTCAAGGCCAATACAGAGCAAGAATCGGAGTGCGCTTAAATGTGGGAGCGGGCAAGCCCGCTCCCACATTTACAGTGGAAGGCTCACCTTATTTGGGATACCCGGCCCGCTTCATTTCACGCTCGGTGGTGGTCTGCGCGGCAGTCAGTGCGGCATCCACCGTCTGCTGACCGGTCAACGCGCCCGAGAAGAACTTGCCGACCTGGGTGCCAATCGCCTGGAACTCAGGAATGGTCACCAACTGGATACCGACATACGGCACCGGCTTGAGCGTCGGCTTCGTCGGGTCCGCGACTTTCAGCGATTCCAGGGTCACCTTGGCAAACGGCGCCGCCTTCATGTACTCGTCGCTGTAGGTCGACTTGCGCGTGCCTGGAGGTACGTTGGCGATGCCATCGGTCTTGGCGACCAATGCACCGTACTCCTTGGAGGTCGCCCAACTGGTGAACACCTTGGCAGCGTCTTTGGCCTTGGAACTGGTCGGGATCGCCAGGCTCCAGGAGTACAGCCACGAAGTGCCCTTATCGGTCTTCTCGTGCGGGGCAAAGGTAAAGCCGACATGGTCAGCCACTTTGCTCTGGGTCTTGTCGGTAACGAACGAGCCGGCCACGCTGGCGTCGACCCAGATCGCGCACTTGCCGCTGTTGAACAGCGCCAGGTTTTCGTTGAAACCGTTGCTGGAAGCACCCGGCGGGCCGGATTTCTTCATGTTATCGACGTAGAAGTTCAGCGCGTCTTTCCATTCTGGACCGTTGAATTCCGGCTGCCACTTCTCATCGAACCAGCGCGCACCGTAGCCGTTGGCCAGTGTGGTGATCAGCGCCATGTTTTCACCCCAACCGGCTTTGCCCCGCAGGCACAGGCCGTATTGCTCTTTGGTCTTGTCGGTGAGTTTGCTGGCGAATTCGCCGATCTGTGTCCAGGTCGGGTGCTCGGGCATGGTCAGCCCGGCGTCCTTGAACAGATCGGTGCGGTAATAAGTGATCGAGCTTTCAGCGTAGAACGGCAGGGCGTACAGCGAGCCTTTGACGGACAAACCGTCACGCACCGAAGGGAACACATCATCGAGGTCGTAGGACGCCGGCAGATCCTTCATCGGCTCCAGCCAGCCCTTGGCACCCCACAGTGCAGCTTCGTACATGCCGATGGTCAACACGTCAAACTGCCCACCCTGGGTGGCGATATCGGTGGTCAGGCGTTGGCGCAGCACGTTTTCTTCGAGCACCACCCAGTTCAGCTTGATCTCCGGATGCTCGGCCTCGAAGGTTTTCGAGAGCTTTTGCATGCGGATCATGTCGCTGTTGTTGACGGTGGCAATGGTCAGGGTTTGCGCGCCAAGGCTGACGGCGCTGAGGGTCATGCAAGAAAAGGCAATTAGAGCTTTTGCTGTGAACTTCATCGCGCACTCCATCTCCGCGCCCAGGGGCTACGGAAGGACAGTTATTGTTGTTGTGTCTTCCACGACAGCTGGAAGAGTGTGCGTTGATTACAGCCTTCAAATGGAGTTGTGACAAATCCTTGGGAACACTGCGGCTGATACTTTTTTGCACTGGAGTTGCAGGGTGGGCACGACCACTCAGAGTGGCGCCAACCTGTGAGTTCTGACAGTAGACGCTAAAAGGTCGCAGAGGGTTAATGGGTTGGCACAACCCAACCAGGAGATGTTTATGAACTGTTCTCGCGTAAACCTCAAAAACAACACGCTTTATAAGATCGCATTGGGCGTGGTCATTGCTGTTTCGATTAATGCCTGTACCACAGGACCTCTGGAATTAAGAGAGCCTGCTTGTGTGCGAGAGGGTTATTTTAAAAGTGTCAAACCCGTAGGAGGGTTCCACCGATGCGTATGGAAACCCGATATCCAACGCTACATTCAATACCCTTATACCTGTCCGAGCGGGCTTGAGTTCGATGAGCGTGCACAAGCATGTATAAAGCCCTGACGGCTGCGTCGTGACCTGATTGTTATCGGCGTAAACCAGAAAGTCAGCGGGGATCAGTACTTCTACTGATCCCCGCTTGCATTGACATCAGATGGGATAGGGCGTCTGGACGATGCAAATATCATCCAGATCATAGAGCCCTCCGGTGGTAGGATTTCCGACAGACACTGAGGCCTCAAACGGACCATTCAGATAACCCATTACAACATCGGCGCTCAGCCAGGTATTGATGGCAGTCACATCAAACCGCTTTTTCAATGTGCCCAGGTGAACCTCGACAAAGGTCGGCGCGCCAATGGCGGCAAACTTGCTGATACGATATCTGAGTTTGACCCTGTAGTACCCAGCAGCATTGGGCGCAAAGATTTTCTGCAAACCGACTCCACTGCCCGTTTTGGGGAAGGCGTGCCAGAAGAAGTTGCCGTCTGGGTCGCGACGAATGCCTGCATCAGCGTATTCACTCACCCAGTAATTCATGTTGTCGCTGGTGAACGTCGTGCAGTCGTGGACCATCACGCTTCTTACCGTGTAATGCTTTGACGGGAACTCAATCGCCCGCCACTCATCCCTGACACCGTTTAGCGCCACTTTCAGCTGCAGGGTCAGCAGGCTGCCGTTTCCAAGGTTGTGCAGGTAACTGCTCAACACTGTTTCCAGGTGATAACCCTGGCTGATCCAGGCAGCGTCTACCTCGCCATTGGTCGTACCGTCCAGCAGGGTCAAGTTGAGCGCCTTACCGGCGCGGTCGGTACCGAACAACTTGAGCCACACGGGTTGGTGCTTGGCAATGAATGGCCATATCCCCGCCCGAGCTGTGGCGTTACCGACCGTGTCCAAATCGATTATGCCGGTAGGTGTGGCTTCATCGATCTGGAGCACGGTTTTTTTCAGCTCGGCTTGAGGCAACGGATCAAGATTCACCGTGAGCAAGACAGAGGGCCGTGTATCCGTACCTTTGGTTACCGTATACCTGATCGTGAATTGGGTCCTGGTGCTGCCGATATTGGCGGCAATCAATGCGGCGTCCAGGGGCACATTGACGGTGCCATCAGTTTCCCCATAGATCGGCCCGATCGTAGCCGAGCCGGCGCCGGCGCTGCCTAGAACTTCCACATAGATCCTGTCGGTGGTGCTCATCGGACCATAGCTCACCCGCAGATTTGCACCGTATTGTGCATCCAGCGCCGCCAATGTCACCAACGTGCCGGACCCGCTTGCTTTTTCCAAGATGGGTACCGGGTACTGCGCGGGCAAGGCCCTGACGGTGTAGTCGCGTTGCAAAAACCTTACGGCATTGGACAGGTCCGAGCTCCGGTCGAAGGTGACAGCACAGCGCATGCTCAATTGCGTGCCGTCCTTGAGCTTGCGTATCTCCGCAATGGGCGCCAGTGGATGAAGACCGTTCTGCTCGCCGTCCAGTCCCACCAGGTCGCCATAGCTGAAGGCATGGTAGAACTGAGTGTCGTCTGCGTAGGTGCCGAGCAGTTCGAACCACACCCGCTGAAAGTGATGGATGAAGAACCAGGGATCAACCAAAGCGCGTTCGGTGCCCTTCAGGGTGCTGAGGTCGAGCACCGCATCCAGCGCGTGGCCTTCCAGATAGGCTTTGGGGAATGGCGGTGGTAACAACTCCAGGTTCAACACCTGCGATGGCGTTTTGTGCAGGCCCCGGATTAGGAAGTACTGCACCTGGATAAAGTGCCCCTTCTCCTGGATGTTGGCACCCACTACATCAGGGTCGATGGCGGTGTACACGACCTTCGATGTATTGCCATTCTGGGTTTCGCAATAGGTACCAATTCCCGGGATTCCGCTCCAGCAGGTCTCGACTTGGTCGGTGGGCCGCAATTGCGCAATATTGGCCACGACGGTCGCTCCCCCTGTTGCGGCAACTGCCGCCAGTTGGTCGGGGTAGCGGGTTGCTTCTGCGACCTCCGGTCGTATCAGTGTGAGCGCTTTTCCTACAGTGATAAGCAAAACATCGGAAAAGCGTTTCGGGCTGTTATCCGCCGGTTGCAGTGTGTAGCTGAGACGAATTTCCCCATCGTTATTGGCAATGGCATATTTCGCGTCTACCGGAACCACGACCTGCCTGCCTGCCGTCGATGAGTTCAGTTTTATGTCATCACTGGTGGAACCGTTGCTGGCAGAACCTCTCAAAAACCACTCAAAGATATCGCCGGGCGCCGTACGCGTTTCGGTCAAGGTCAAGTTGAGCGTGGTGCCGATGATGCTATCAATGTCCAAATTGTTGAGCAGGTCTACATGTTGCAGTTTCGGTGCGGGCATCGAGCGTACGGCTGCGCCGAAGGTCACTTCCAGAACCTCGGACTTGCGTACCGTCTGAATGCCTGAGCCCATGATCCGCATCCGGCCATCGTTGACGAGGTAGAACACGCTGACCAACCCCAGACCGATGAAACGCGAAAACTGCTCCTGGAGCACTGTGCGCGGGGGCGGAGGTGGCTCTTTCGC
The genomic region above belongs to Pseudomonas azotoformans and contains:
- a CDS encoding ABC transporter substrate-binding protein, producing MTLSAVSLGAQTLTIATVNNSDMIRMQKLSKTFEAEHPEIKLNWVVLEENVLRQRLTTDIATQGGQFDVLTIGMYEAALWGAKGWLEPMKDLPASYDLDDVFPSVRDGLSVKGSLYALPFYAESSITYYRTDLFKDAGLTMPEHPTWTQIGEFASKLTDKTKEQYGLCLRGKAGWGENMALITTLANGYGARWFDEKWQPEFNGPEWKDALNFYVDNMKKSGPPGASSNGFNENLALFNSGKCAIWVDASVAGSFVTDKTQSKVADHVGFTFAPHEKTDKGTSWLYSWSLAIPTSSKAKDAAKVFTSWATSKEYGALVAKTDGIANVPPGTRKSTYSDEYMKAAPFAKVTLESLKVADPTKPTLKPVPYVGIQLVTIPEFQAIGTQVGKFFSGALTGQQTVDAALTAAQTTTEREMKRAGYPK
- a CDS encoding ABC transporter ATP-binding protein gives rise to the protein MANLKIKNLQKGFEGFSIIKGIDLEVNDKEFVVFVGPSGCGKSTLLRLIAGLEEVSEGTIELDGRDITEVTPAKRDLAMVFQTYALYPHMSVRKNMSFALDLAGVDKKLVESKVSEAARILELGPLLERKPKQLSGGQRQRVAIGRAIVRNPKIFLFDEPLSNLDAALRVQMRLELARLHKELQATMIYVTHDQVEAMTLADKVVVLNSGRIEQVGSPLELYHQPANLFVAGFLGTPKMGFLKGNVTRVESQSCEVQLDAGTLISLPLSGATLSVGSAVTLGIRPEHLEIAAPGQTTLTVTADVGERLGSDTFCHVNTANGEPLTMRIRGDMASQYGETLHLHLDPAHCHLFDTDGVAVARPLRAAA
- a CDS encoding carbohydrate ABC transporter permease — encoded protein: MNTPAKNRLANPGWFLVSPSVALLLLWMIVPLGMTLYFSLIRYNLLYPGENQFVGLENFTYFITDSGFLPGATNTLLLVGSVLLISVVFGVLISALLEASEFFGRGLVRVLLISPFFIMPTVGALIWKNLIFHPVSGILAAVWKFFGAEPVDWLAHYPLLSIIIIVSWQWLPFAILLLMTAMQSLDQEQKEAARLDGAGAIAIFWHLTLPHLARPIAVVVMIETIFLLSVFAEIFTTTNGGPGYASTNLAYLIYNQALVQFDVGMASAGGLIAVVIANIAAIILVRMIGKNLTDKP
- a CDS encoding carbohydrate ABC transporter permease; this encodes MTLQQSRRLQSLLLGTLAWAIAILIFFPIFWMVLTSFKTEIDAFATPPQFIFTPTLENYLHINERSNYFSYAWNSVLISFSATALCLLISVPAAYSMAFYETQRTKGTLLWMLSTKMLPPVGVLMPIYLLAKSFGLLDTRIALIIIYTLINLPIVVWMVYTYFKDIPKDILEAARLDGATLWQEMVRVLLPIAKGGLASTVLLSLILCWNEAFWSLNLTSSAAAPLTALIASYSSPEGLFWAKLSAVSTLACAPILIFGWISQKQLVRGLSFGAVK